From the genome of Arthrobacter sp. ERGS1:01:
AGTGTGGCCTCGGTGGCGGCGCGCAATGCCTCCACGGAAGGTCCGGCGGCAAGGATTCCACGGCTGGAGGTGGCCAGGACTGCCGGGTAGGCGGCCCCAAACGTGGCCCGCATATCGGCACCCGTGGCACCCTGGGCGCCCAGGCCGGGCGCCAGGATGGGCCCGTGCACGGCAGCCAGGTCAATGCCAAGGTCCGTCAGGGCGGTCCCCACGGTTGCCCCCACCACGAGGCCCACGGAGCCAAGCGCGTCCCCGGCATAGCGGCGGTTCTCGACGCCGGCCGCGACGGCGATCTGCCGGGCCACCGAGTTGGCGCCGCCCACGTGCTGGACGGAAGCCCCCTCGGGGTTCGACGTCAGGGCGAGCACAAACACGCCCCTGCCGGCTTCCGCCGCCATGTCCAGGGCCGGACGCAGCGACTCGAAGCCCAGGTACGGGCTCAGCGTCACGGAGTCGGCGGCCAGCGCCGATCCGTCCCGCAGCCAGGCGTCCGCGTAGCCGGCCATGGTGGAGCCGATGTCCCCGCGCTTGGCGTCGGCAATCGTCAGCACCCCCGCCTGTGCGGCGGCCGCGAGGAATTCCTCGAGCACGGCCAGGCCGGCCGAGCCGTGGCGCTCATAGAGGGCGACCTGCGGCTTCACGGCGGCTGCCAGTGGAGCCACGGCCTCCAGCACGGTCATCGAGAACGTCCGCAGGCCCTCGACGGAGTCGTCCAGGCCCCAGGCCGCCAGCAGGGCCGGGTGCGGGTCGATGCCCACGCACAACGGCCCGCGGGCCGTCATGGCCGCGGCAAGCCGGGCCCCGAATGGGCTAGGCATCCTGTGCCGCCCGGGCATGCTGCTCCGCCTGGCTGTTCTGTGCGGCCTGACCCGCCAACAGAACCTTGGCGTGTTCCTGCAGGCTCGTGACGTCCCACTCGTAGGTGCGCAGCGCCTCCATGGCCTGGACGGCCACGTTGAACTCGGCCACCGTGGTGATGCAGGGCTTGCCGTTGGA
Proteins encoded in this window:
- the pyrF gene encoding orotidine-5'-phosphate decarboxylase, whose product is MPSPFGARLAAAMTARGPLCVGIDPHPALLAAWGLDDSVEGLRTFSMTVLEAVAPLAAAVKPQVALYERHGSAGLAVLEEFLAAAAQAGVLTIADAKRGDIGSTMAGYADAWLRDGSALAADSVTLSPYLGFESLRPALDMAAEAGRGVFVLALTSNPEGASVQHVGGANSVARQIAVAAGVENRRYAGDALGSVGLVVGATVGTALTDLGIDLAAVHGPILAPGLGAQGATGADMRATFGAAYPAVLATSSRGILAAGPSVEALRAATEATLLGL